A genomic window from Nicotiana sylvestris chromosome 11, ASM39365v2, whole genome shotgun sequence includes:
- the LOC104211058 gene encoding cysteine and histidine-rich domain-containing protein RAR1 isoform X2, whose amino-acid sequence MERLRCQRIGCNATFTEDDNPENSCTYHESGPLFHDGMKKWSCCKKSSHDFSLFLEIPGCKTGKHTTEKPVIAKPAANRNRAISTPTSMANVSPKDACPRCRQGFFCSDHGSQPREAIPKASNTVTSVPSESNRDVQQCHPAPVKEKVDINEPQICKNKGCGKTFTEKENHDTACSYHPGPAIFHDRMRGWKCCDIHVKEFDEFMSISPCTTGWHNANPAS is encoded by the exons ATGGAGAGACTTCGATGCCAGAGGATCGGTTGCAACGCCACCTTCACAGAAGATGATAACCCTGAAAACTCCTGCACTTATCACGAATCC GGT CCTTTATTTCATGATGGAATGAAGAAGTGGAGTTGTTGCAAGAAAAGCAGTCATGATTTCAGTTTATTTCTCGAAATTCCTGG TTGTAAGACAGGAAAACACACAACAGAAAAACCAGTGATAGCAAAGCCAGCTGCTAACCGGAATAGAGCAATTTCCACACCGACTTCTATGGCCAATGTATCACCGAAGGATGCTTGTCCTAGATGCCGCCAGGGATTCTTTTGTTCTGATCACG GTTCACAACCTAGAGAAGCAATTCCAAAAGCATCAAATACAGTAACATCTGTACCTTCTGAGAGCAATAGAGATGTACAGCAATGCCATCCTGCTCCGGTGAAGGAGAAAGTTGATATAAATGAGCCCCAAATTTGTAAAAACAAGGGCTGTGGTAAGACCTttacagaaaaggaaaatcatgACACTGCTTGCAGTTACCATCCTGGCCCCGCTATCTTCCATGACCGGATGAGAGGA TGGAAATGCTGTGATATTCATGTCAAAGAATTTGATGAGTTCATGAGCATCTCGCCATGCACCACAGGATGGCACAATGCCAACCCAGCATCCTAA
- the LOC104211058 gene encoding cysteine and histidine-rich domain-containing protein RAR1 isoform X1, translating to MITLKTPALITNPSPLFHDGMKKWSCCKKSSHDFSLFLEIPGCKTGKHTTEKPVIAKPAANRNRAISTPTSMANVSPKDACPRCRQGFFCSDHGSQPREAIPKASNTVTSVPSESNRDVQQCHPAPVKEKVDINEPQICKNKGCGKTFTEKENHDTACSYHPGPAIFHDRMRGWKCCDIHVKEFDEFMSISPCTTGWHNANPAS from the exons ATGATAACCCTGAAAACTCCTGCACTTATCACGAATCCGTCT CCTTTATTTCATGATGGAATGAAGAAGTGGAGTTGTTGCAAGAAAAGCAGTCATGATTTCAGTTTATTTCTCGAAATTCCTGG TTGTAAGACAGGAAAACACACAACAGAAAAACCAGTGATAGCAAAGCCAGCTGCTAACCGGAATAGAGCAATTTCCACACCGACTTCTATGGCCAATGTATCACCGAAGGATGCTTGTCCTAGATGCCGCCAGGGATTCTTTTGTTCTGATCACG GTTCACAACCTAGAGAAGCAATTCCAAAAGCATCAAATACAGTAACATCTGTACCTTCTGAGAGCAATAGAGATGTACAGCAATGCCATCCTGCTCCGGTGAAGGAGAAAGTTGATATAAATGAGCCCCAAATTTGTAAAAACAAGGGCTGTGGTAAGACCTttacagaaaaggaaaatcatgACACTGCTTGCAGTTACCATCCTGGCCCCGCTATCTTCCATGACCGGATGAGAGGA TGGAAATGCTGTGATATTCATGTCAAAGAATTTGATGAGTTCATGAGCATCTCGCCATGCACCACAGGATGGCACAATGCCAACCCAGCATCCTAA
- the LOC104211064 gene encoding 65-kDa microtubule-associated protein 3, translated as MSTPQNDPLQQTETTCGLLLHELQIIWDEVGECDTERDKMLFEIERECLEVYRRKVDQANRSRAQLRQAIADSEAELAAICSAIGECPVHIKQSDQNKGGLKAELRAIVPALEEMRKRKSDRKNQFIEVTEQIQKIKNEIFRFTSTSMVVDESDLSLRKLEELHSELHSLQKEKSERLKQVLDHLGTLNSLCSVLGMDFKHSVSEVDPSLGESEEIKNISNDTIQNLAAAIHRLQEVKLQRMQQLQDLTTSMLELWNLMDTPIEEQKIFQNVTCKIAAKEHEITEPDMLSVEFIAHVEGEVSRLEELKASKMKELVLKKRSELEEIYRKTHIVADSDSAMSIAIEAIESGAVNAASVLEQIELQIAQAKEEAFSRKDILDKVEKWIAACEEECWLEEYNRDENRYNAGRGTHLTLKRAEKARALVNKLPAMVEALASKTKAWENERGTLFTYDGIRVLSMLEEYTILREEKELERKRQRDQKKLQGQLMAEQEARYGSKPSPMKNQSAKKGPKLSCGGTPSNRRLSLGGTMQQTCKTEFPHSTKATPNTRQAKKSELFHQLDQFNHPKDDGFAERSAGGRGGLGIDELPSKKHPISALNGSEVETTMMRKPFSPISTTDSSKTNATNILGDVNRKQNETVMKTLLSNHTTPFSTPVKTISTVEEENRTPARAMPIPVPSTPSTVSVPMQTATPDPAVVRPYDSKLAEKIPVEEEIEYSFEERRLTFVLQRTHL; from the exons ATGTCAACTCCTCAAAATGATCCGCTTCAGCAAACGGAAACAACGTGTGGGTTGTTGCTGCATGAACTGCAG ATTATATGGGATGAAGTTGGGGAGTGTGATACTGAGAGAGACAAAATGCTATTTGAGATTGAACGAGAATGCTTGGAAGTGTATAGAAGAAAAGTAGATCAAGCGAATAGGAGCAGGGCTCAGCTAAGGCAGGCTATTGCTGATTCAGAAGCGGAGCTTGCAGCTATCTGTTCTGCTATAGGGGAGTGCCCCGTGCACATTAAGCAG TCTGATCAGAACAAAGGAGGTTTAAAGGCTGAACTTAGAGCCATTGTTCCAGCACTGGAGGAGATGCGGAAGAGGAAATCTGACAGAAAGAATCAATTTATTGAAGTTACGGAGCAGATACAGAAGATTAAGAATGAAATCTTTAGGTTTACTTCTACAAGCATGGTAGTGGATGAAAGTGATTTATCATTACGAAAGCTCGAAGAATTGCATTCAGAACTGCATTCACTTCAAAAAGAAAAG AGTGAACGCTTGAAGCAGGTTCTGGATCACCTCGGTACTTTGAACTCATTATGCTCGGTTCTTGGCATGGATTTCAAACATTCTGTCAGTGAGGTGGATCCAAGTCTAGGCGAATCAGAAGAAATTAAGAACATTAGTAATGATACCATACAAAATTTAGCAGCTGCAATACATAGACTACAAGAAGTTAAGTTACAAAGGATGCAACAG CTACAAGATCTTACTACATCCATGTTGGAACTATGGAATTTGATGGATACACCCATTGAAGAGCAAAAGATATTTCAGAATGTCACTTGTAAGATAGCTGCCAAAGAACATGAGATAACAGAGCCTGACATGTTGTCTGTGGAATTCATTGCTCAT GTTGAGGGAGAAGTGTCCCGTTTGGAAGAACTGAAAGCAAGCAAAATGAAGGAGCTTGTTTTGAAGAAGAGGTCAGAACTAGAGGAGATCTACAGAAAAACACATATCGTTGCTGATTCGGACAGTGCAATGAGTATAGCTATTGAGGCTATTGAATCTG GCGCTGTCAATGCTGCTTCTGTCCTTGAGCAAATTGAGCTCCAAATAGCTCAAGCTAAAGAGGAAGCTTTTAGCAGAAAAGACATTCTAGACAAAGTCGAGAAATGGATTGCTGCTTGTGAGGAGGAGTGTTGGCTTGAGGAGTATAACAGG GATGAAAATCGCTATAATGCTGGACGAGGCACCCACCTTACCCTGAAGCGTGCTGAGAAAGCTCGTGCATTGGTTAATAAGCTTCCAG CAATGGTGGAGGCATTGGCGTCAAAAACAAAAGCATGGGAGAATGAGAGAGGAACTTTATTCACATACGATGGT ATTCGTGTTCTGTCTATGCTTGAAGAGTATACCATCTTGCGGGAAGAAAAGGAGCTGGAACGCAAGAGGCAGAGG GACCAGAAGAAGCTTCAGGGACAGTTGATGGCAGAACAAGAGGCTCGTTATGGATCAAAACCCAGCCCTATGAAGAACCAAAGTGCCAAAAAAGGTCCTAAATTGTCATGTGGTGGTACTCCAAGCAATAGAAGGCTTTCGCTTGGAGGAACAATGCAGCAAACTTGTAAAACTGAATTCCCTCATTCCACTAAAGCTACCCCAAACACACGCCAAGCAAAGAAGTCTGAGCTCTTTCATCAGCTTGACCAATTTAATCATCCTAAGGATGATGGATTTGCAGAAAGATCAGCAG GGGGAAGAGGAGGTTTGGGTATTGATGAACTTCCTTCAAAAAAGCACCCCATCAGTGCATTGAATGGTTCAGAAGTAGAGACAACAATGATGCGGAAGCCTTTCTCACCCATTTCTACCACAGATTCTTCGAAGACCAATGCAACAAATATATTGGGAGATGTGAACAGAAAACAGAATGAGACGGTGATGAAAACCCTGCTAAGTAACCATACTACACCGTTCTCCACTCCTGTAAAGACAATTTCTACTGTTGAAGAAGAGAACAGAACTCCTGCTAGAGCAATGCCAATTCCTGTGCCTTCTACTCCATCAACTGTTTCTGTTCCGATGCAGACAGCAACACCTGATCCAGCTGTTGTTCGACCGTATGATTCGAAGCTAGCTGAAAAGATTCCTGTGGAGGAGGAGATAGAGTATAGCTTTGAGGAGAGGAGGCTTACATTTGTCCTTCAGAGAACACATTTGTAG
- the LOC104211069 gene encoding probable calcium-binding protein CML13, whose amino-acid sequence MVKDLSNDQISSMKEAFTLFDTDGDGKIAPSELGILMRSLGGNPTQAQLKSIIAEEKLTTPFDFNRFLDLMSKHLKPEPFDRQLRDAFKVLDKDGTGFVVVSDLKHILTSIGEKLEPAEFDEWIREVDVGSDGKIRYEDFIARMVAK is encoded by the coding sequence ATGGTGAAAGATCTGAGCAACGATCAAATATCCTCCATGAAGGAGGCTTTCACTCTCTTTGACACCGACGGCGACGGCAAAATCGCTCCATCGGAGCTAGGGATCCTCATGAGAtcactcggtggtaacccgaccCAAGCCCAACTCAAATCAATAATCGCCGAGGAAAAACTCACCACGCCGTTCGATTTCAACCGATTTTTAGACCTCATGTCAAAACACCTAAAACCGGAGCCATTTGATCGCCAATTGCGCGATGCGTTCAAGGTCCTTGATAAAGACGGCACTGGTTTCGTCGTCGTTTCGGATCTAAAGCATATTTTAACGAGTATTGGGGAGAAGCTTGAGCCTGCGGAATTTGATGAGTGGATCCGAGAAGTTGATGTTGGATCCGATGGGAAGATCCGGTATGAGGATTTCATTGCTAGGATGGTTGCCAAGTGA